Part of the Procambarus clarkii isolate CNS0578487 chromosome 20, FALCON_Pclarkii_2.0, whole genome shotgun sequence genome, GGCATACATGCACGCATACTTACATACATGCACGCATACATACATGCCCCTGGGCTACCACGCCTaggggcctggtggatagcgcgcaggactcgtaattgtgtggcgcgggttcgattccctcaccaggcagaaacaaaatgggcaaagtttctttcaccctgaatgcccctgttacctagcagtaaataggtacctgggagttagtcagctgtcactggctgcttcctgggggtgtgattAGGCACATGTCATGGTTAAGACCACGACATGTGCCTAATGACCAACCAGCAGGAGTACGTTATCCCACAAGATAGCTTAAGTAAATTCTCAGTGTGTATATACGCACAGATATGGGGTACACCTGCCTgtgtatatatctatctatatccccTGAAGTCAAGTACACCCCTTTGTGTATATATCTGCTCCTCGCCTCAAAGTCTTTACCAAGTGAATAGGCTACatcgtcctggggccagattcacgaagcagttacgcaagtacttacgaacgtgtacatctttcctcaatctttgacggctttggttacatttattaaacagcttacaagcttgaaaacttcccaatcaactgttgttgttgttataaacagcctcctggttcttcggagctgtttaattattgtaaacaaagccaccaaagattgagaaaagatgtatacagggttggtaagtgcttgcgcaactgcttcgtgaatgtggcctcTAACCTTGCAGCGGATTACACCACCTCGGTAAACTATCCAGCTTTGGCATTTTATATAACACATTCCAGCAGGTGTCTTACCTGAGGCAGCAGCCGCCGCGTGACACATCGCTGCCCACCCGGTGAATGACACATCTATATACTTGGGCGCGAGATATGGCAACACTAGCGAGTAAACACCGTCGACCAATCATCGCCTCGGGACGTGTTTACGGCTCCCTAACTGTTCCAGCCGTCGGGAAAAATATAACCAACAGCTTTCATTTCCTTCGGCGTAATTTCTCTTATCTTTCTTCTGCTCTGATTTGTATTCTTAAGATTTGTAATATTCTTCGTTTTTCTCTTTACCTTCTGTCGTGGTATTCATTTGTTTTTTCTAATTCTTGTTCTGCATCTACCAGGTCTCTTGATTCATTAAGCATTTACGCAActaattacgaaacctgtacatctttcctcaatcatgtcggctttgtttacatattttaaacagtttatgagctttgaagtactacgaggttgtttataacaataataacctcgggTTATGATTGcttaaatatgtacaatatgctaaaatgtaataatttataattatatttgagagaattcctgttttaaatgagcagcatgttaaaattgatgaatgcgtcttggggggtcgaccactggatggaatggacttggtctgaggacgggtagtCTCATATCCTACCTTCTTGTCCTCGTATCGCAGCTCCTTATCCTTATACcggtatatatttattataaaaatatacacCATTATTGTCTGATCTcggaataattaaaaaaaattcttgCTATTCAAACTTGGTCCATACTACCATAAAACACGGAAATTCAACTCGGctccctcttccctccacaacacacacacacacacacacacacacacacacacacacacacacacattgctgtaaacaaccgatgctcgaaaggcgggatcgaagagtcaatgctcgatcctgcagacacaactaggtgagtacaactaggtgagtacacacacacacacacacacacacacataaaattaAAATTCATAGTCTTTAAACTGGTCGATAGAGCGGAGGCCTTGCTTCTTGCAgagtcggtgttcgatccccgatggtccaagtagttgggcaccacacTTTCCTCTGTGCCCCTGTCCtgttatcccagctccctgtcctcataacccagctcctatcctgtcctcatatcccctaCGAGCGCTATGTACCCGCACTGAGAAAGCTTTTTctagcaactccagcgtggcctagtcggatagaacatgttcctaatccggatagacctgcgttcgagcctgtcggaacggttgcaagtacagggcacagatttctctgtgtgttcccctcctgtaggagcatcagtttcgatagattctctggatagccgaagattgattgaccgactccttggaatgtggggaagggttgaagttttttttaaatagagtggtagacggttggaacaagttaagtgagaaggtggtggaggccaagaccgtcagtagtttcaaagcgttatatgacaaagagtgctgggaagacgggacaccacgagcgtagctctcatcctgtaactacacttaggtaattacacttaggtaattacacacacacacacacacacacacacacacacacacacacacacacacacacacacacacacacacacacaggggcctcgtagcctggtggatagcgcgcaggactcgtaattctgtggcgcgggttcgattcccgcacgaggcagaaacaaatgggcaaagtttctttcaccctaagtgcccctgttacctagcagtaaataggtacctgggagttagtcagctgtcacgggctgcttcctggggggtgtgtgtgtgtggtgtaggaaaaaaaaaaaaaaaaaaaaaaaatgtagttagtaaacagttgattgacagttgagaggcgggccgaaagagcaaagctcaacccccgtaaaaacacaactagtaaacacacacacacatacacacacacacactgtttctggtatatgtaaatgatctcccagagggtatagattcgttcctctcaatgtttgccgacgatgcaaaaattatgaggaggattgaaacagaggatgatagtaggaggctacaagatgacctggatagactgagtgaatggtccaacaaatggctgttgaagttcaacccgagtaaatgcaaagtaatgaaactaggcagtggaaacaggaggccaggcacaggatacagaataggagatgaagtacttaatgaaacagacagagagaaagatctaggagttgatatcacaccaaacctgtctcctgaagcccacataaagagaataacgtctgcggcatatgcgaggctggctaacatcagaacggcgttcaggaacctgtgtaaggaatcattcagaatcttgtacaccacatatgtaagaccaatcctggagtatgcggccccagcatggagcccgtaccttgtcaagcacaagacgaagctggaaaaagtccaaaggtatgctactagactagtcccagaactaagaggcatgagttatgaggaaaggctgcgggaaatgcacctcacgacactggaagacagaagagtaaggggggacatgatcacaacctacaaaatcctcaggggaatcgaccgggtaaacaaggacgaacttttcaacactggtgggacgcgaacaaggggacacaggtggaagctgagtacccaaatgagccacagagacgttagaaagaactttttcagtgtcagagtagttagcaaatggaatgcattaggaagtgatgtggtggaggctgactccattcacagtttcaaatgtagatatgatagagcccaataggctcaggaatctgtacaccagttgattgacggttgagaggcgggaccaaagagccagagctcaacccccgcaagcacaattaggtaagtacaattaggtaagtacacacacacacacgcacgcacacacacacacgcacacacacacacacacacacacacacacacactcactccccaTCACCACCTTTCACAAGAATTTAATTTCCTGAGGACATCGGGTCGCAGGCAGGGACCGTGATCATGTACCCGGGAAGCCATCCTTCGCTGCTGTTGCTctacaccttctctctctctctctctgcgtcaCTGGGTGCTCCAGCAAGCAAACTTGTTGGCTTAAATTATAGGTGTTGTTGATCATGCAACTGCACTGGTCTGCAGCCAAAATCCTTCTGAAACAAATAAGGTCTATCTTAACTAATTCTGGATTAATGAGATGGAAATGATGTTTCAAATTGTTGATTACCTCTAGTTTTCCTCCAAGACGAGTCTCAAAGATGTTTTCCTACACAATGTTTTGCTATCAAGTCTTCAGCCCATATGAGGGAAACGAATGACAGCATGAAGTAGTTGTTGAGGTGCATAAACCTAACGACGCTGGAAAGTaggagaggggagacatgatacagacgtataaaatagcgGTTTAACAGTGtggaaaaagaggaaatgtttacaatgagtaTGAGTAGAGCAAGAGAGCATGGATGGAAGCCCGAGACTCAAATGTGTCAGAGATGTTTGAAAATAGTCTTTTCGCGTAAGAGTATCGAGGTGAATGAAATAGCCTCAAAGAGCAGGTTGCAGGGGCAAAatacattcataactttaaaagcaggtatgatagggaaataggccaggatCATTGATTTAGACAACGGGCGGCTAGAAAGGCAGGgttcaagagctagagctcgatactgaaagtgagtgcacacacacacactcacttagcacaactagatgagtacacatagcactgaaaaacacacacacacaaagcaggaGGTTCAAACACAATGACCAGGATCATATTCTACTATCTGAAGGTGATAGCTCTCTccgagacctgcatgaagctacggtctcgcttcatgcaggtcggcgttcaatccccgaccgtccaagtggttgggcaccattccttcccccccgtcccatcccaaatccttatcctgacccccttccaagtactatatagtcataatggcttggtgctttaccctgataattcccttcccatcCCTTCCACCgctaacgaaacctgtacatcttttctaaaTCAATATGGCTCTGTTGACACGTATTCAACAGTTTGTATAACCTCAATACAAAGTCGGTTATAACACTAATAACCTTGGGCTGTAGAAGCTCCGAAGCTCATAAagtgttcaataaatgtaaacacAGCCTCCAAGATTAAGAAAAGACGTACAGGTTTCGCAAATGGTTTCGTAAATCCCGAACCACGTGCTCACGGGCCGTTGTCCAAAGCCCCGAGGATCACGCGGCGTCTGGACAACAAGCCCGGACTTAACAccggacacactcacactcaagtgtgtccagcacacacacacacacacacatccccagaaagcagcccgtagcagctgtgtaactcccacgTATCTGTTTAAACACGGGCATCAGGGTGGAAAAATTCTGCCCAtttcgcctccgccgggaatcgaacccgggctattaggactacgaccccctaagtgctgtccactcagccacgaggcccctctccctgtgtgtgtgtgtgtgtgtgtgtactcacctaattgtgtttgcgctgggttaaactttggctctttggacccgtgtgtgtgtattttcaacaGGTGATTATGTTCAGCAGGTGTATGTGTAGTGATGTGTTTATAAAGCACGTCCATGTATGTTCAGCAGGTGTGAttatggagcaggtgtgtgtgtgtttatagagCAGGCAGAAAAAACAACCAATAGAGAACACAACCAATAGAGAACACAACCAATAGAGACCACAACCAATAGAGAACACAACCAATAGAGACCACAACCAATAGAGACCACAACCAATAGAGAACACAACCAATAGAGACCACAACCAATAGAGACCACAACCAATAGAGAACACAACCAATAGAGAACACAACCAATAGAGACCACAGCCAATAGAGACCACAACCAATAGAGAACACAACCAATAGAGACCACAACCAGGACCTTGACCAGAAGAGCCCCACCATGAATataacagagtacaaaacacttaTGACCCCAATATTATCCATTTTCTCTTCGGCTCTTAAATTACTGAATTACTGAAGCCTTTTCTCTGCACTCGTGGTCATTTTTCCTTTGTCAAGACGTCATAATCAACAGCCTTTTAGGTCTCCTTCGACCAGTTACAAAAATGGTCGAGGCGCAAAAAGCCTCAATAGGAGCGGCTATCCCAGGGGGGGAACGGGGCTTTTCCTCTTCATTGTTGAGGTCAAGTGCCTAATAACccttatttttatgggcatggttgAGTGTGTTGCCGTGGCTGGGGTGCCGGGGGAGGACGGGGGCTGTCCAGACCGGTAGTGTTTACGTAGGGTTGAGGGGGACTGTACAGGGCGGGAGAGTCCAGACCCGGGAAGAGAGGACTTTCCAGGTCGAGATGGAACGTTTCCAGGAATCGAGCAGGAATGTTGCGAGGATTTCTTGACTGAACTTCCAAGGAAGAGGCTACCCTTGAGCTGAAGTATTGCCTGTACACATCTGACTAAGGAAAATGTCCGCTAGAAGAAGACCAACACGTAATTTGTCTAGTAATTCTTCTACTGAATCAATGGCACTTCCAGGACTGGAGGAACAGAACTTCAAGGACTAGGAATACCACTTCTAGGACTGGAGGAACAGAAGTTCAAGGACCATAGGAATACCACTTCTAGGACTGGAGGAACAGAAGTTCAAGGACCATAGGAATACCACTTCTAGGACTGGAGGAACAGAACTTCAAGGACCATAGGAATACCACTTCTAGGACTGGAGGAACAGAACTTCAAGGACTAGGAATACCACTTCTAGGACTGGAGGAACAGAACTTCAAGGACCATAGGAATACCACTTCTAGGACTGGAGGAACAGAACTTCAAGGACCATAGGAATACCACTTCCAGAACTCAAAGAGCAGTACTTCAGGACCGGAGGAGATTGACACTTCCAGAGGTGTCGGTCAAAGGCTCTTGCCTACGCCCATATACTTCACAGTAAAGACTGAATAACACACTACAGAGTTAAATTTATGCATGTTAAACAATATACGTGGTTAATAATAAAAGCCACAACTCAAAATCTTCTTTTACAGTGTGAACGATCAAATTGATAAACATTCCCTCAGGCACAGTGCCAACGGTGTCGTGGATGCCATGACAACCCTAAGTGCCTCTAATCTTAGGATTAGGTTTACAATCtgtgctcaacccccccccccacaccaggagAATCAACCCCGGGATCCAATCCTACAAGGCGCGTCGCCAATAAAACTTGAAATACTGCATTAGTCATTCAAATCTCAAAAGACGAACCCAAATGATGAAGTTAAAATCTCATCTCAGAGAATGGCGTAATTTAACGTGGCTTAAAATATCTGACCCAACCCACACTTCTGAAAGAAAGTGACACTGACGAGGTCTACAGGCCTCCTGGGGGCGTCTCAGACCCTGGGGGCGTCTCAGACCGCGGTTGTAGAATAAGAGAAGGTGCCAGGCCACCAGGTGCAAGAAACAACGGGATCAAGGCCCACAACCGTACCCAAATGGTTCACACTGGGAGTCCTAATACATGTAATATTGCAATTTTGAGAGACGTGTCTTCTCATATGTCAATCACTTTATTGTCTTGGGAGATAGATAGGGTTCTTCTGTTCTGTTTTGTTCAACTTGTTTAATCCATTGTGCTTCCTCCACGACACATCAGGCTGttgacaccacctgacaccagaAACAGCCTGACTTCATCTGACACCAGGCCTttgacaccacctgacaccagaAACAGCCTGACACCAGGCCTTTGACACCACCTGACAGCAAGCTGCTTCTCCGCTCTGTTGATATGCAATTTCTGTGCCACCATCTTGAAAGGTTTGAGACAGTTTAGAAAAATATTCAGATGGTTTCCATTCCATTTCCTGCCTGAGGTTCCTGATCCCGATACAGAACACTTAACAAGTTGGTTAAAAGCTACTTTTCCTTCCCTGAACCAACTGCCCCCATAGACAGGTTCTATGCTACCCAAATGGTCTGTGATTTGacgtttacctgaatttacctgagagccaccatCCCTAGATGCCTCGAGGATTTGTTCCGATTGAATTGCCTTCTCCATCACCATTCATGAGATGCATGTCCGATGATATTGGTCTAGTTTGGGCTTCCTCCATAactctttcttgaaaattgggaaTACAATAATGGTTTCCCATCTGGTGGGTATCTCTATGACTGTTTCCCATCTGGTGGGTATCTCTATGACTGTTTCCCATCTGGTGGGTATCTCTATGACTGTTTCCCATCTGGTGGGTATCTCTATGACTGTTTCCCATCTGTTGGGTATCTTTATAATACTGTTTCCCGTCTGGTGGGTATCTCTATGACTGTTTCCCATCTGGTGGGTATCTCTATAACACTGTTTCCCATCTGGTGGGTATCTCTATGACTGTTTCCCATCTGGTGGGTATCTCTACGACTGTTTCCCATCTGGTGGGTATCTCTATAACTGTTTCCCATCTGGTGGGTATCTCTATAACACTGTTTCCCATCTGGTGGGTATCTCTATGACTGTTTCCCATCTGGTGGGTATCTCTACGACTGTTTCCCATCTGGTGGGTATCTCTATAGACTGTTTCCCATCTGGTGGGTATCTCTATAACTGTTTCCCATCTGGTGGGTATCTCTATAACTGTTTCCCATCTGGTGGGTATCTCTACGACTGTTTCCCATCTGGTGGGTATCTCTATGACTGTTTCCCATCTGGTGGGTATCTCTATGACTGTTTCCCATCTGGTGGGTATCTCTACGACTGTTTCCCATCTGGTGGGTATCTCTATGACTGTTTCCCATCTGGTGGGTATCTCTATAACTGTTTCCCATCTGGTGGGTATCTCTACGACTGTTTCCCATCTGGTGGGTATCTCTACGACTGTTTCCCATCTGGTGGGTATCTCTATAACTGTTTCCCATCTGGTGGGTATCTCTACGACTGTTTCCCATCTGGTGGGTATCTCTACGACTGTTTCCCATCTGGTGGGTATCTCTACGACTGTTTCCCATCTGGTGGGTATCTCTACGACTGTTTCCCATCTGGTGGGTATTTCCATAATACTGATTTGCAACAAACTCCCCCTAGCAACATGGGTAAGCGTCCAGTAACCTCGTCAAGCCGCCGGGGCAGGATGGTGAGGAGAGAAGCAAGTAGCAACAACGTCGCTGCAACAAATTAATATAACCCAGGAACATGAAAGGAACatcaaccctgtcgtagctcagtcgattaaggcagtgtctgggatgctcccggacgcaggttcgaatcctcgtcacggcccttgtggatttgatcattTAATAACATGAGGAGTTTTTTATGTGGTCCGTCCTGAACCCTTGTTCCTTGTTACTTAACGACTATGTTTCCTCTTGGTGACGTCACAGGGAAGGGTAGGgaacccttccctacccttaggGAAGTgaatcaggggaaagcgctaagctattacgattatatatatatatatatatatatatatatatatatatatatatatatatatatatatatcacttgcaaggggtcaggataaggacgtCACGggggattttatatatatatatatatatatatatatatatatatatatatatatatatatatatatatatatatatatatatatatatatatatatatatatgatatgccgAAACTTGATGACATGTAACGATTTCCAGTGAAACTGGTGGCGTTAATCGAAGCATTATGAACAAGAACTGAAAGCATTCCTCGGTATGTGACACCAGCGGAAAATTAAACCATTCTGGGTGAACGATGCTAAATGAGAATTAACCCACTCGGGGATAAATGATACTCTATGAAAAAAATACATAAGACCTTTTAAGTGAGCGAAGTGAAGTGAAGGACTGGGCCCTTGGAAGCGAACGATCAAGGTGAGCAATATCAGGTGAGAATGGACAATTCCACGTGAGTGAAAAGAAGTGAAAATTGAAGGAAAGTGTGAGCAATAATCGAGGTAAAATCCATCACGATCAATTGCAAGAATTGCAAGCGAGAATTGACCAAAGACGGCAAAGGTTAAGCCATGTGTTCCTTagcctgcaccacaccactacccacgactaaggggcctgacggctgag contains:
- the LOC138366760 gene encoding uncharacterized protein: MGNSRRDTHQMGNSRRDTHQMGNSRRDTHQMGNSRRDTHQMGNSYRDTHQMGNSRRDTHQMGNSRRDTHQMGNSYRDTHQMGNSHRDTHQMGNSRRDTHQMGNSHRDTHQMGNSHRDTHQMGNSRRDTHQMGNSYRDTHQMGNSYRDTHQMGNSL